One segment of Brassica napus cultivar Da-Ae chromosome C3, Da-Ae, whole genome shotgun sequence DNA contains the following:
- the BNAC03G65020D gene encoding uncharacterized protein BNAC03G65020D, with translation MPNGWIKFTSLHCKSKAFDDVYDFNSYSCRKSSHCSKDVIDTRIGTKNLKPDPKLRRLKSCRAEPELNPSTRTRRSKSARTSDALTELPDEHPSRNVVEIIFQSSWRSDEFPGRVEMIYKVENGSRTVTRFEEYREVVKSRAGINGDREDTCEEDVRCLADGNEMMRFYPLPDGVNGGAWAFSGGKSQAVCTFSSSGEAHASGGGGGGRRAMLICRVIAGQVANRIGFGSDSVAGRDGELYVFDTRAVLPCFLIIFRL, from the coding sequence ATGCCAAACGGGTGGATCAAGTTCACGTCATTACATTGCAAGTCAAAGGCTTTCGATGATGTCTACGACTTTAACAGTTACAGCTGTAGAAAGAGCTCACATTGTAGCAAAGACGTGATCGATACAAGAATAGGTACGAAAAACCTGAAACCCGATCCGAAGTTAAGGCGTTTGAAATCATGTCGAGCTGAACCGGAGCTGAACCCATCTACCCGGACCCGACGGAGCAAATCTGCCCGAACATCCGACGCGCTGACCGAGCTGCCCGACGAACACCCGTCAAGAAACGTAGTGGAGATTATATTCCAGTCTAGCTGGAGGTCTGATGAATTTCCGGGTCGGGTTGAGATGATTTACAAAGTGGAGAACGGGTCAAGAACTGTGACCCGGTTCGAGGAGTACAGAGAGGTTGTGAAGTCACGTGCGGGTATAAACGGGGATCGAGAAGACACTTGTGAAGAAGACGTACGGTGCTTGGCCGACGGCAACGAGATGATGAGGTTTTATCCACTCCCGGACGGGGTTAACGGTGGCGCGTGGGCTTTCTCCGGCGGGAAAAGTCAGGCTGTGTGTACGTTTTCAAGTAGCGGTGAAGCGCATGCGAGCGGCGGAGGTGGCGGAGGAAGGAGGGCGATGCTGATTTGTCGAGTGATAGCGGGTCAGGTTGCGAATAgaatcgggttcgggtcggacTCAGTAGCTGGTCGTGACGGTGAGTTGTATGTCTTTGATACACGAGCGGTGTTGCCTTGTTTCCTAATCATTTTCAggttgtaa
- the LOC106345390 gene encoding adenine phosphoribosyltransferase 3-like isoform X1, whose product MFQDITTVLLDPKAFKDTIDLFVERYRDNNISVVAGIEARGFLFGPPIALAIGAKFVPLPKPKKLPGETIFEEYELEYGNDRLEMHVGAVEAGDRALVVDDLIATGGTLCAAINLLERVGAEVVECACVIELPELQGRQRLKGKPLCMLVEYR is encoded by the exons ATGTTTCAAGACATAACAACAGTACTGTTGGATCCGAAAGCTTTCAAAGATACAATCGATCTGTTTGTTGAGAGGTACAGGGACAACAACATCTCAGTGGTTGCAG GAATAGAGGCTCGTGGTTTCCTATTCGGTCCACCAATCGCATTAGCCATTGGAGCAAAGTTCGTTCCTCTCCCGAAACCCAAGAAACTGCCAG GTGAAACAATCTTTGAAGAATACGAATTGGAGTACGGAAATGACCGGCTAGAGATGCACGTAGGAGCTGTTGAAGCCGGAGACCGAGCTTTGGTGGTTGATGACCTTATCGCAACCGGTGGTACTCTCTGCGCCGCCATTAACTTGCTAG AGAGGGTTGGGGCGGAAGTTGTGGAATGTGCATGTGTGATCGAGTTACCCGAATTACAG GGAAGGCAGAGACTCAAGGGGAAACCATTATGTATGCTTGTGGAGTATCGATGA
- the LOC106345390 gene encoding adenine phosphoribosyltransferase 3-like isoform X2 → MSLTIIHLFLLLSPLRKQRIYVQCFSLTMSGNKEEEDPRINGIKTKIRVVTCSVSKIAGIMFQDITTVLLDPKAFKDTIDLFVERYRDNNISVVAGIEARGFLFGPPIALAIGAKFVPLPKPKKLPGETIFEEYELEYGNDRLEMHVGAVEAGDRALVVDDLIATGGTLCAAINLLERVGAEVVECACVIELPELQGRQRLKGKPLCMLVEYR, encoded by the exons atgtcGCTCACAATTATTCAcctttttctccttctctctcccttaagaaaacagaggatttacgTTCAGTGTTTTTCGTTGACAATGTCaggaaacaaagaagaagaggatcCTCGTATCAACGGAATCAAAACAAAGATCCGTGTCGTTACATGCTCTGTTTC GAAAATTGCAGGAATAATGTTTCAAGACATAACAACAGTACTGTTGGATCCGAAAGCTTTCAAAGATACAATCGATCTGTTTGTTGAGAGGTACAGGGACAACAACATCTCAGTGGTTGCAG GAATAGAGGCTCGTGGTTTCCTATTCGGTCCACCAATCGCATTAGCCATTGGAGCAAAGTTCGTTCCTCTCCCGAAACCCAAGAAACTGCCAG GTGAAACAATCTTTGAAGAATACGAATTGGAGTACGGAAATGACCGGCTAGAGATGCACGTAGGAGCTGTTGAAGCCGGAGACCGAGCTTTGGTGGTTGATGACCTTATCGCAACCGGTGGTACTCTCTGCGCCGCCATTAACTTGCTAG AGAGGGTTGGGGCGGAAGTTGTGGAATGTGCATGTGTGATCGAGTTACCCGAATTACAG GGAAGGCAGAGACTCAAGGGGAAACCATTATGTATGCTTGTGGAGTATCGATGA